In Fervidobacterium thailandense, a genomic segment contains:
- a CDS encoding DUF1015 domain-containing protein, with product MIVRPFRALRPTREMVSKIAAKPYDVVTEEQAREVAKVNPYTWYKVTRPEIHFDHPVDTLDPQVHVKGKEHMEWLIKNGYMFVEDKPAIYIYQQHWRDHVQTGFFATFSVDEYIENKIKKHELTRKDKEDERVIHFKVVGAQTGPVFLMYKSRPEIDELIMKHASGEPEYDFVDESGVRHIVWVLKDDNEIQKIVDAFKDVDAFYIADGHHRAAASVRTALDLRQENPNYTGEEEFNYFLAAIFPHTQLRILDYNRVVKDLNGLSEEEFMKKVSEKFTITPWDGIYKPERKHTIGMYLSGKWYKLEPKPGTYDENDAIDSLDVSILQKNLLAPILGIENPRTDKRIDFVGGILGIEELQRLVDEGKFKVAFAMYPTSIEDLIKVSDEGKIMPPKSTWFEPKLKSGIVVHLI from the coding sequence GTGATCGTTCGACCGTTTAGGGCTTTGAGGCCGACAAGAGAAATGGTCAGCAAAATAGCGGCAAAGCCGTACGACGTGGTTACTGAAGAACAGGCACGCGAAGTTGCAAAAGTCAACCCTTACACCTGGTACAAAGTCACAAGACCGGAGATACACTTCGATCACCCAGTTGATACACTTGATCCTCAAGTACACGTCAAAGGCAAGGAACACATGGAATGGCTTATCAAAAACGGTTATATGTTCGTTGAAGATAAACCTGCGATTTACATATACCAGCAACACTGGAGAGACCACGTACAAACTGGTTTCTTCGCCACATTCTCAGTCGATGAGTACATAGAAAATAAGATAAAGAAGCATGAACTCACAAGGAAAGACAAAGAGGATGAACGAGTCATCCACTTCAAGGTTGTTGGTGCACAAACCGGTCCCGTGTTCTTGATGTACAAATCAAGGCCAGAGATCGATGAACTTATCATGAAACATGCAAGTGGTGAGCCCGAGTACGATTTCGTGGATGAATCCGGTGTGAGGCACATTGTATGGGTACTGAAAGATGATAACGAAATACAGAAAATCGTTGATGCTTTTAAAGATGTTGACGCCTTCTACATTGCCGACGGTCACCACAGGGCCGCTGCTTCTGTGAGAACTGCGCTGGATTTGAGGCAGGAGAACCCGAACTACACCGGTGAAGAGGAATTCAACTATTTCCTCGCCGCGATATTCCCACACACTCAACTTCGGATTTTGGATTACAACCGAGTTGTTAAGGACCTGAACGGTCTGTCGGAAGAGGAATTTATGAAGAAAGTGAGCGAGAAGTTCACAATCACACCTTGGGATGGGATTTACAAACCGGAACGTAAGCACACCATCGGCATGTATCTATCGGGAAAGTGGTACAAACTCGAGCCAAAACCGGGCACGTACGATGAGAACGACGCTATCGATTCATTGGATGTCTCAATCCTCCAAAAGAATCTGCTCGCCCCTATACTCGGAATAGAAAATCCAAGAACCGATAAACGTATTGATTTCGTTGGCGGGATACTTGGCATAGAGGAGCTACAAAGGCTCGTGGATGAAGGTAAGTTCAAAGTAGCTTTTGCGATGTATCCAACGTCAATAGAGGACCTAATTAAGGTGTCGGATGAAGGTAAGATCATGCCGCCAAAATCTACATGGTTCGAACCAAAACTGAAAAGTGGTATTGTAGTTCACCTGATTTGA